Proteins found in one Larimichthys crocea isolate SSNF chromosome I, L_crocea_2.0, whole genome shotgun sequence genomic segment:
- the fgf19 gene encoding fibroblast growth factor 19 isoform X2 produces MLLSVLCVSVANMFLSLGVACMPLSDHGPHIAHGWDQVVRLRHLYAARPGLHLLISGDGQIHGSEDQSLLEIRPVDSGCVVIRGAATERFLCIEGDGRLYSSHTYSRDDCTFREQILPDGYNIYVSDRHGALLSLGNHRQRLQGRDRGVPALAQFLPRISTPNQSSYSGLQVLDQPGQSAAQTEEPMDTMDSFGKLSQIIHSPSFHKR; encoded by the exons ATGCTGCTGTCCGTGCTCTGTGTCTCCGTCGCcaatatgtttttgtctcttggAGTTGCCTGCATGCCCCTATCGGACCACGGGCCCCACATAGCCCACGGCTGGGACCAGGTAGTCCGGCTCAGGCACCTGTACGCTGCTAGACCAGGACTGCACCTCCTGATCAGCGGGGATGGACAGATCCACGGCTCCGAGGACCAAA GCCTGCTGGAGATTCGTCCCGTGGATTCAGGCTGTGTTGTCATCAGGGGAGCCGCAACCGAGCGCTTCCTCTGCATAGAAGGCGACGGAAGACTGTACTCATCG CACACCTACAGCAGAGATGACTGCACCTTCCGAGAGCAGATCTTACCAGATGGGTACAACATCTATGTCTCTGACAGACATGGAGCTCTGCTCAGTCTGGGAAACCACCGGCAGAGGCTGCAGGGTCGAGACCGTGGTGTCCCAGCTCTGGCCCAGTTCCTCCCCAGAATCAGCACCCCTAATCAGTCTTCTTACTCTGGACTGCAAGTCCTTGACCAGCCGGGACAGAGTGCAGCCCAAACAGAGGAACCTATGGACACAATGGACTCGTTTGGAAAGCTCTCTCAGATCATTCACAGTCCCAGCTTCCACAAGAGATGA
- the fgf19 gene encoding fibroblast growth factor 19 isoform X1 gives MLLSVLCVSVANMFLSLGVACMPLSDHGPHIAHGWDQVVRLRHLYAARPGLHLLISGDGQIHGSEDQSVYSLLEIRPVDSGCVVIRGAATERFLCIEGDGRLYSSHTYSRDDCTFREQILPDGYNIYVSDRHGALLSLGNHRQRLQGRDRGVPALAQFLPRISTPNQSSYSGLQVLDQPGQSAAQTEEPMDTMDSFGKLSQIIHSPSFHKR, from the exons ATGCTGCTGTCCGTGCTCTGTGTCTCCGTCGCcaatatgtttttgtctcttggAGTTGCCTGCATGCCCCTATCGGACCACGGGCCCCACATAGCCCACGGCTGGGACCAGGTAGTCCGGCTCAGGCACCTGTACGCTGCTAGACCAGGACTGCACCTCCTGATCAGCGGGGATGGACAGATCCACGGCTCCGAGGACCAAAGTGTGTACA GCCTGCTGGAGATTCGTCCCGTGGATTCAGGCTGTGTTGTCATCAGGGGAGCCGCAACCGAGCGCTTCCTCTGCATAGAAGGCGACGGAAGACTGTACTCATCG CACACCTACAGCAGAGATGACTGCACCTTCCGAGAGCAGATCTTACCAGATGGGTACAACATCTATGTCTCTGACAGACATGGAGCTCTGCTCAGTCTGGGAAACCACCGGCAGAGGCTGCAGGGTCGAGACCGTGGTGTCCCAGCTCTGGCCCAGTTCCTCCCCAGAATCAGCACCCCTAATCAGTCTTCTTACTCTGGACTGCAAGTCCTTGACCAGCCGGGACAGAGTGCAGCCCAAACAGAGGAACCTATGGACACAATGGACTCGTTTGGAAAGCTCTCTCAGATCATTCACAGTCCCAGCTTCCACAAGAGATGA
- the zgc:153993 gene encoding apoptosis regulator BAX, whose protein sequence is MADSRGEKKKADREEGATGGEDVIDDPILEQGAVVLRGYVIERINTAEPSRHVSSEDLGGRPNEQQDPQIKEVVEHLLKIAEELNRNAELQQLINQVQSNCAQDIFMKVARSIFADGINWGRVVALFHLAYRLIYKALTTNHLENIRTVISWVLQVIREQLYSWIVQQGGWEGVIRGFSRWRTVAVVASIVLVATIVYYRKTR, encoded by the exons ATGGCTGACAGccgaggagagaagaaaaaagcagatcGGGAGGAAGGCGCCACCGGCGGGGAAG ACGTCATCGATGATCCCATTCTGGAGCAAGGAGCAGTGGTCCTCAGAGG GTATGTAATTGAGCGTATAAACACAGCAGAGCCCAGTCGACACGTCTCCTCTGAAGACCTGGGAGGAAGGCCAAACGAGCAACAGGATCCACAAATCAAAGAGGTGGTGGAACATCTTCTCAAGATTGCAGAGGAGCTGAACAGGAATGCCGAGCTCCAACA ACTGATCAACCAGGTTCAGAGCAACTGTGCTCAAGACATCTTCATGAAGGTGGCCAGGAGCATCTTTGCTGATGGCATCAACTGGGGTCGAGTGGTGGCTCTCTTCCATCTGGCCTACAGACTCATATACAAg gcacTGACCACCAACCACCTAGAGAACATCAGAACAGTTATCAGCTGGGTTCTTCAGGTCATCAGAGAGCAGCTCTACTCCTGGATCGTACAGCAGGGAGGCTGG GAAGGGGTGATCCGCGGGTTTTCTCGGTGGAGGACAGTAGCTGTAGTAGCATCGATAGTGTTGGTGGCAACTATTGTTTACTACAGGAAGACGCGCTGA